Proteins from one Chroococcidiopsis sp. CCMEE 29 genomic window:
- a CDS encoding NADH:flavin oxidoreductase/NADH oxidase translates to MPHLFDSYQLKSVKLRNRIGVSPMCQYSSEDGMATDWHFVNLGSRAVGGAGLVIAEATAVEPRGRITPGDAGIWSDKHIEPLERINRFIKSHGAVPGIQIAHAGRKASAARPWEGAHSLKDEEGGWETLGTSPLAFGNELWRVPKEMTLADIHQVQDAFRTAAVRSLEAGYEWLELHFAHGYLVHSFYSPLSNKRTDEYGGSFANRIRMALETTQAVREVWPERLPLTVRLSCSDWVEGGWSIEDSVELSKKLKAEGVDLIDCSSGFNSPDYKNYPFGAGWQVPFAEKIRQEADIATATVGFITNAMQAEQIIRNQRADIVLLAREMLRDPYWPYRAAQELNRKDTATLPVQYASWL, encoded by the coding sequence ATGCCACACTTATTCGACTCTTATCAACTAAAAAGCGTGAAACTGCGTAACCGCATTGGTGTTTCGCCCATGTGTCAATACAGCTCCGAAGATGGCATGGCTACAGATTGGCATTTTGTTAATCTAGGTTCCCGTGCAGTTGGTGGAGCCGGTCTTGTAATCGCTGAAGCTACTGCTGTTGAACCACGAGGACGGATTACTCCGGGTGATGCGGGAATTTGGTCAGACAAGCACATTGAACCGCTGGAGCGCATCAACCGATTTATTAAAAGTCATGGTGCAGTGCCAGGAATTCAAATCGCACATGCAGGGCGTAAGGCAAGTGCTGCCCGTCCCTGGGAAGGAGCTCATTCTCTTAAAGATGAAGAAGGCGGTTGGGAGACTTTGGGAACAAGCCCATTGGCGTTTGGTAACGAATTATGGCGAGTACCGAAAGAAATGACGCTGGCAGATATTCATCAGGTGCAGGATGCTTTTCGGACTGCGGCAGTGCGATCGCTTGAAGCCGGTTATGAGTGGTTGGAATTGCATTTTGCCCACGGCTATTTAGTACACAGCTTTTACTCGCCACTATCGAATAAACGAACCGATGAATACGGCGGCAGTTTTGCCAACAGAATTCGAATGGCATTGGAGACAACGCAAGCAGTAAGGGAGGTCTGGCCGGAGCGCCTACCGTTGACAGTGCGTTTATCGTGTTCCGATTGGGTTGAGGGTGGCTGGAGTATCGAAGATTCGGTAGAACTTTCCAAGAAGCTGAAAGCAGAGGGTGTAGACCTGATCGACTGTAGTTCTGGTTTCAATTCCCCCGATTACAAAAACTATCCTTTTGGTGCTGGGTGGCAAGTTCCCTTTGCCGAAAAGATCCGTCAAGAAGCTGACATTGCCACTGCTACTGTTGGTTTCATTACAAATGCGATGCAAGCCGAGCAAATCATTCGGAATCAGCGTGCGGATATTGTGCTCCTAGCGCGGGAAATGCTGCGCGATCCCTATTGGCCCTATCGTGCCGCTCAAGAATTGAATCGGAAAGATACAGCTACATTGCCTGTCCAATATGCCAGTTGGCTGTGA
- a CDS encoding glutamate-5-semialdehyde dehydrogenase, with product MTAAQIASLPLMTIAQQTRQAARKLAVLSTEGKNKAIEAIAQALELATNEILAANAADCQAAATAGIPKPLYNRLKLDEAKLKAAIAGVRDVGKLPDPVGAVQIHRQLDDGLILKRLTCSLGVLGVIFEARPDAAIQISALAIKSGNGVILKGGQEAVRSCEAIVRTIHQGLAKTAVDPAVVQLLTTREETLALLQLDQYVDLIIPRGSNSFVRFVQDNTRIPVLGHAEGICHLYVDKAADIATAVEIAVDAKTHYPAACNAIETLLVHLSIAPAFLPPVARALQERNVELRGDEQTRAILDIAAATETDWATEYSDLMLSVKIVDSLEAAIAHINSYGSGHTDAIATEDPDAAATFLAQVDAAGVYHNCSTRFADGFRYGFGAEVGISTQKMPPRGPVGLEGLVTYKYQITGSGHIAATYTGENAKSFNHKDLD from the coding sequence ATGACAGCTGCCCAGATTGCTTCTCTGCCTCTAATGACGATCGCCCAACAAACACGCCAAGCAGCACGTAAGCTGGCAGTGCTGTCAACTGAAGGTAAAAATAAAGCAATTGAAGCGATCGCCCAAGCTTTAGAGTTAGCAACAAATGAGATTTTGGCAGCCAATGCAGCGGATTGCCAAGCTGCTGCAACAGCGGGGATTCCTAAACCACTGTACAACCGATTGAAGTTAGATGAAGCCAAACTTAAGGCAGCGATCGCTGGAGTGCGAGATGTAGGCAAGCTGCCCGATCCAGTTGGTGCAGTACAGATTCACCGCCAGTTAGATGATGGATTAATCCTCAAACGCCTCACTTGTTCGTTGGGAGTATTGGGTGTAATTTTTGAAGCCAGACCTGATGCGGCAATCCAAATTTCCGCTTTAGCGATCAAGTCTGGTAATGGAGTCATTCTTAAAGGTGGACAAGAAGCCGTTCGTTCCTGTGAAGCGATTGTCAGAACAATTCACCAAGGATTAGCTAAAACTGCTGTAGATCCAGCGGTTGTACAACTGCTAACAACTAGAGAAGAAACGCTGGCACTACTACAGCTGGATCAATATGTCGATCTAATTATTCCTAGGGGTTCTAATTCCTTTGTGCGGTTTGTGCAGGATAATACCCGCATTCCAGTACTGGGACATGCGGAAGGAATTTGTCATCTCTATGTAGATAAAGCAGCGGATATAGCAACAGCAGTAGAAATTGCAGTTGATGCGAAAACCCACTACCCAGCTGCTTGCAATGCGATTGAAACCTTGCTGGTTCACCTATCGATTGCCCCAGCGTTTTTGCCTCCGGTTGCCCGTGCCTTACAAGAACGCAATGTGGAGTTAAGAGGAGATGAGCAAACCCGCGCAATTCTGGATATTGCAGCTGCGACTGAAACAGACTGGGCGACAGAGTATAGCGATTTGATGCTATCGGTTAAGATAGTGGATTCGCTTGAAGCAGCGATCGCGCACATCAACAGCTATGGTTCTGGACATACAGATGCGATTGCTACAGAAGATCCAGATGCTGCCGCGACATTCCTAGCCCAGGTAGATGCAGCTGGGGTTTACCATAACTGCTCAACTCGCTTTGCTGATGGCTTCCGCTACGGCTTTGGGGCAGAAGTTGGAATTAGTACCCAAAAGATGCCCCCTCGGGGTCCAGTTGGCTTAGAAGGACTGGTGACTTATAAATATCAAATCACTGGTAGCGGACATATTGCCGCCACTTACACAGGAGAAAATGCTAAGTCTTTTAATCACAAAGATTTAGATTGA